AGCCGGTTGGTCTCCCACTGCTCGTGGAGGTTGGCCGCATGGCTGCCGATCACCCGCTTCAGTTTCATCCACAGGTAGCGATTGTCGAACTCGTGGCGGTAGCCGGTGCTGGAGCCACAGGTGACGACGGTGCCGCCCCGACGAACCACGAACACCGAGATGCCGAAGGTGGCCCGGCCGACATGTTCGAAGACGATGTCCGGATCCCGGCCGGTCTCACGGCGGATGATTCGACCCAGCCGCTTCCCGACCTCGAGAACCCTGGCCGGGTCGTCGGCCACGTGGTCGTCGATGCCGATCTCCCGACGGTCGATCACCACGTCGCAACCGAGTCTGCGGACTGCCTCAGCCTTCTCCGCCGAGCCGACCACGCCGATCGCGATCCCGCCGCCGTTGCGCACGAACTGGACGGCGTAGGTGCCGAGACCTCCGGCGGCCCCCCACACCAATACGACGTCACCCTGTTTCATCCTGGCGCCGCGCTCGCCGACCAGCATCCGGTAGGCGGTGCCTGCGCACAGTGGGTTGCAGGCCGCCTCCTCCCAGGTCAGGTGCGCGGGTTTGGGAACGAGTTGGCTGGTCCGGACCACGCTGTAGTGCGCGAGGCCGCCGAAGTTGGTCTCGAAGCCCCAGGCCAGCTGTTCGGAGCCCAGCATCCCGTCCGCATGGGTGGCCGGTTCCTGGTCGTCGACGTAGACGGGGCTCACCACCACGTGATCACCGATCTTCCAGCGCCGGACGCCACTGCCGACCCGGACCACGACACCCGCACCGTCCGAACCGACCACCTGATAGGGCAAGTCATGACGGGCGGCCCAGCCACCGTTGCGGGCGAAGCGGCGGAGGAACTGGAAGGTGGGCAATGGCTCGAACATCGCCGACCACACGGTGTTGTAGTTGACGGCACTGGCCATCACAGCGATCAGCA
The Actinoalloteichus fjordicus DNA segment above includes these coding regions:
- the ccrA gene encoding crotonyl-CoA carboxylase/reductase, with amino-acid sequence MDPLSEAVIAGAPAADLSRLAPPERFVAAHLRAEDVGMFGGVVDKDVRKSLRVGEVAMPELAPDEVLIAVMASAVNYNTVWSAMFEPLPTFQFLRRFARNGGWAARHDLPYQVVGSDGAGVVVRVGSGVRRWKIGDHVVVSPVYVDDQEPATHADGMLGSEQLAWGFETNFGGLAHYSVVRTSQLVPKPAHLTWEEAACNPLCAGTAYRMLVGERGARMKQGDVVLVWGAAGGLGTYAVQFVRNGGGIAIGVVGSAEKAEAVRRLGCDVVIDRREIGIDDHVADDPARVLEVGKRLGRIIRRETGRDPDIVFEHVGRATFGISVFVVRRGGTVVTCGSSTGYRHEFDNRYLWMKLKRVIGSHAANLHEQWETNRLIASGRIAPALSDVYDLDDVGEAVRTVQTNQHIGKIGVLCLAPRAGLGVTDHELRTRIGADRVAPLARATVAAG